From the uncultured Trichococcus sp. genome, one window contains:
- a CDS encoding acetyl-CoA carboxylase biotin carboxyl carrier protein subunit: MLRKFKIAIDGKEYLVEMEEIGGVPQPVLAPIAAAPAAPVAAPAEQTAPAPVAAPVSAASGDAMTAPMPGTILRLLVNIGDEVKENQPLMILEAMKMENEVVANHAGKVAGIHVNQGQVVNAGDALITIA, from the coding sequence ATGTTAAGAAAATTCAAGATCGCAATCGATGGTAAGGAATACTTAGTGGAAATGGAAGAAATCGGCGGCGTGCCGCAACCGGTTCTAGCACCAATTGCAGCAGCACCGGCTGCTCCAGTAGCGGCACCAGCAGAACAAACAGCACCGGCACCAGTTGCAGCCCCTGTTTCAGCAGCTTCAGGAGACGCAATGACAGCACCGATGCCAGGAACGATCCTAAGATTGCTAGTGAACATCGGCGACGAAGTAAAAGAAAACCAACCATTGATGATCCTGGAAGCGATGAAGATGGAAAATGAAGTTGTCGCAAACCATGCTGGCAAAGTAGCTGGAATCCATGTGAACCAAGGTCAAGTCGTAAATGCCGGCGATGCATTAATCACCATCGCATAA
- a CDS encoding citrate:proton symporter, whose protein sequence is MLLTVLSYAMIAIFMFVIMKKKLSPFTALVIIPLVFTLIAMATGVTSGNIGEFVLEGVTTTSKTGIMLLFAIMYFSIMLDTGLFDPITKKMIHFAKGDPMKVLMATAVVAATVSLNGDGTTTTLICCSAFIPIYKKLNMNLMNLAVLVILQNTIMNLLPWGGPTARAMAVLEVDASILSYLAPGMVLALLYVTFWVAPHMGRKERARLGVKVLTDAEIDEMTTVTDPETQEIRRPQNFVFNGILTIGLIAWLVAGSFIEAISMPPLMLFLVGTCIALMVNYPALKDQSSRIGANGGDAVQVVILVFAAGVFMGLFQGSGMATALAESFATIIPKQLAGFWGIIIAIISAPGTFFISNDGFYFGVLPVLAEAGRSYGFTNMQMALASLMGQAFHLLSPLVAFIYLLLRLTGLDMGAWQKESAKYALGIFVIFLVTIVLFGQMPLYIPQ, encoded by the coding sequence ATGTTACTTACAGTTTTATCTTATGCAATGATCGCAATCTTCATGTTCGTGATCATGAAGAAAAAATTATCACCGTTCACCGCACTTGTTATCATCCCTCTTGTTTTTACGCTCATCGCTATGGCAACGGGTGTTACCTCTGGGAACATCGGTGAATTTGTTCTGGAAGGTGTAACCACAACTTCTAAAACAGGTATCATGTTATTGTTCGCTATTATGTACTTCTCTATCATGTTGGATACTGGTCTATTCGACCCTATCACTAAAAAAATGATCCACTTCGCTAAGGGCGATCCAATGAAGGTTTTGATGGCAACCGCTGTCGTTGCTGCCACTGTTTCCCTGAATGGTGACGGTACTACAACAACTTTGATCTGCTGTTCAGCTTTCATTCCTATCTATAAGAAATTAAACATGAACTTGATGAACCTTGCTGTCTTGGTTATCCTGCAAAACACAATCATGAACTTGCTTCCATGGGGCGGTCCTACTGCTCGTGCGATGGCTGTTCTGGAAGTTGATGCAAGCATCCTTTCTTATCTTGCTCCTGGTATGGTATTGGCTTTGCTGTATGTCACTTTCTGGGTTGCACCACACATGGGCCGCAAAGAACGCGCTCGTCTAGGCGTTAAAGTCCTTACTGATGCAGAAATCGATGAAATGACTACTGTTACAGACCCTGAAACACAAGAAATCCGTCGTCCGCAAAACTTCGTATTCAACGGAATCCTTACAATCGGCTTAATCGCTTGGTTGGTTGCCGGCTCGTTCATCGAAGCTATTTCAATGCCACCATTGATGTTGTTCTTGGTCGGTACATGTATCGCATTGATGGTGAACTACCCTGCTCTTAAAGATCAATCTTCACGTATCGGCGCAAACGGCGGCGACGCTGTTCAAGTAGTTATCCTAGTATTCGCAGCTGGCGTATTCATGGGCTTGTTCCAAGGTTCCGGAATGGCTACTGCTTTGGCGGAAAGCTTCGCAACAATCATTCCTAAACAATTGGCAGGTTTCTGGGGGATCATCATCGCCATTATCTCTGCACCAGGTACCTTCTTCATCTCCAATGATGGCTTCTACTTCGGTGTCTTGCCTGTATTGGCGGAAGCTGGTCGCTCTTACGGATTCACAAACATGCAAATGGCTTTGGCTTCCCTTATGGGTCAAGCGTTCCACTTGCTTAGCCCACTGGTTGCCTTCATCTACCTGTTGCTTCGTTTGACTGGTTTGGATATGGGCGCATGGCAGAAAGAATCCGCAAAATATGCGCTAGGAATTTTCGTAATCTTCTTGGTGACAATCGTATTGTTCGGCCAAATGCCGCTTTACATCCCACAATAA
- a CDS encoding GntR family transcriptional regulator, with the protein MSTIIKAVSKNLDLSQNMPLKDLIYEAFRKTIILGEIPAGERINEKEFSENMNISRTPIRYALKKLTEENLVKHVPGVGVVVKGISIKDAYEIYDIRKALDTLATTTAMKLMTAEDFKAMRLHLEHCEVLNQEDKVEELQQKFFEFNDFIYEKSQMLRLKSIVLKLSEYLMYFRDISISSKERRDFALAEHWLIYRGMKTQDALQIQLITYEHLDRSLNFIVKEMEKRKIDYELTE; encoded by the coding sequence ATGAGCACAATCATCAAAGCAGTCAGCAAAAATTTGGATCTCAGTCAGAATATGCCACTGAAAGATCTCATATACGAGGCATTCCGTAAAACCATCATTTTAGGCGAAATCCCGGCTGGAGAACGCATCAACGAAAAGGAATTCTCCGAAAACATGAACATCAGCCGCACGCCTATCCGCTATGCTCTGAAAAAGTTGACGGAAGAAAATTTAGTGAAACATGTCCCAGGAGTCGGTGTCGTGGTAAAAGGCATCAGCATCAAAGATGCGTATGAAATTTACGATATCCGCAAAGCGTTGGATACCCTCGCAACAACAACAGCCATGAAGCTGATGACAGCCGAGGATTTCAAAGCGATGCGTTTGCATTTGGAACATTGTGAGGTGCTGAATCAAGAGGATAAAGTCGAGGAATTGCAGCAGAAATTTTTTGAATTCAATGATTTTATTTACGAAAAGAGCCAGATGTTGCGCCTGAAATCAATCGTTTTGAAGCTTTCAGAATATTTGATGTACTTCAGGGACATCTCAATCAGTTCGAAAGAAAGACGTGATTTTGCATTGGCGGAACATTGGCTGATTTACCGCGGGATGAAGACACAAGATGCGTTACAGATCCAACTCATCACGTATGAACATTTGGATCGCTCACTGAATTTTATTGTTAAAGAAATGGAGAAACGGAAAATTGACTACGAACTCACTGAATGA
- the citG gene encoding triphosphoribosyl-dephospho-CoA synthase CitG: protein MTTNSLNDLVVHIAAQAEKALLYEVALTPKPGLVDRNNSGAHSDMDFFTFIDSIVSLSPYLFEYVKLGAEHEGSAKELFHKVRSMGVHAEKAMLAATNNINTHKGANFSFAVLLGATGACVRQGKAFPFTQKDTQEILAFAKEMSYGLVTNDFSALETKSSLSYGEKLFLTYGITGIRGEAEAGYPALGELVLPYLRANRDRPTELLLLETLLLLMSQVEDGNIIHRGGIDAWRTVKTEAKKLLQVSTEGTLKELMYSYDLTLIERHLSPGGAADLLSLGIFFAKLENLF from the coding sequence TTGACTACGAACTCACTGAATGATTTAGTTGTCCATATCGCAGCCCAAGCCGAAAAGGCGTTACTCTACGAAGTCGCTTTGACACCAAAACCAGGTCTTGTGGACCGGAACAACAGCGGTGCACACTCCGACATGGATTTCTTCACTTTTATAGACAGCATCGTCAGTCTGAGTCCTTACTTGTTCGAATATGTCAAATTAGGGGCTGAACACGAAGGCTCCGCTAAAGAGCTGTTCCATAAAGTCCGCTCAATGGGCGTCCATGCCGAGAAAGCGATGCTGGCTGCCACCAACAACATCAATACGCACAAAGGCGCCAACTTCTCATTCGCCGTTCTGTTGGGGGCGACCGGCGCTTGTGTCAGACAAGGCAAGGCGTTCCCTTTCACTCAAAAAGATACACAGGAAATTCTCGCCTTCGCCAAAGAAATGAGTTATGGATTGGTGACGAATGACTTTTCCGCTCTGGAGACAAAATCGTCACTGAGTTACGGAGAAAAGTTATTCCTGACTTATGGCATTACCGGTATCCGCGGTGAGGCGGAAGCCGGCTATCCCGCTTTGGGTGAACTGGTATTGCCTTATCTCAGAGCCAACCGGGATCGCCCGACGGAGCTTTTGTTGTTGGAGACGCTACTCCTCTTGATGAGCCAGGTCGAAGATGGCAACATCATCCACCGCGGAGGCATCGATGCCTGGCGCACAGTCAAAACGGAAGCAAAAAAACTCCTGCAAGTTTCCACTGAAGGAACCCTGAAAGAGTTGATGTACAGCTATGACCTGACGCTGATAGAAAGACACTTGAGCCCAGGCGGAGCTGCCGATCTTTTATCCTTAGGCATTTTTTTTGCAAAACTGGAGAATCTGTTCTGA
- a CDS encoding response regulator transcription factor has protein sequence MNNQKILVVDDDIAIRRLIWKSLQSTGVLIYQSDSIEKTLDIMTRVTFDLFLLDISLEYENDGYHLAQLIRADYPSTPIIFISGKKSETDIINGLETGADYYITKPFSPNLLRAQILSTLERMKTIQSQKTNPNSRVLKVGDFTFDKNLYQLQKRGQDIALSSKEIQLMLFFLENPNQVFSKEQIYANVWNDGEMDNNLIMVYISYLRNKIEDDSKKPRYLKTVWGIGYTFSPDGE, from the coding sequence ATGAACAACCAAAAAATACTCGTCGTTGATGACGATATCGCAATCCGACGCCTTATTTGGAAGTCGCTGCAATCGACGGGTGTTCTTATTTACCAAAGTGATTCCATCGAAAAAACACTGGATATCATGACCCGTGTGACTTTTGATCTTTTTCTGTTGGATATCAGTCTGGAATATGAGAATGACGGCTATCATCTGGCGCAGTTGATCCGTGCTGATTACCCATCAACTCCCATTATATTTATAAGCGGCAAAAAAAGCGAGACCGATATCATCAATGGTCTCGAAACAGGGGCGGATTATTATATTACGAAGCCTTTTTCGCCTAATCTCTTGCGGGCTCAAATTCTGAGTACGTTGGAACGGATGAAGACCATCCAGTCACAAAAAACAAATCCGAACAGCCGCGTCCTCAAAGTGGGTGATTTTACTTTCGACAAAAATCTGTATCAGTTGCAAAAGAGGGGGCAGGATATCGCCCTATCATCCAAAGAAATCCAATTGATGCTGTTTTTCCTGGAAAATCCGAATCAAGTTTTTTCGAAAGAACAGATCTATGCGAATGTCTGGAATGACGGGGAGATGGACAACAACCTGATCATGGTTTACATCAGTTATCTGCGCAACAAGATCGAGGACGACTCGAAAAAGCCGCGTTACTTGAAGACTGTCTGGGGAATCGGCTATACGTTCAGCCCGGACGGCGAATAA
- a CDS encoding ATP-binding protein — protein MENKPTTRIINIIMTGLFIIIAITLVTIAGSFYTVEQNAKKSGQEQLMRTLNYVTNNLKLVIENRSLSLQQFSHELTSDNHPEAPLGEADKEAIIAAYLGAYADQTNLLIQLDGSGAFAKAWRVADGALQELSEEGAGSYLKADPSLYSLINSGSLVQNSSEYFLENQSFVNLYSQIVAADGQINGYIIAPLNLENMFKAEIFSDTSDYSGYPLVKNAEMQVVIHPVESQVGLDIISGRQEQFPDLDLSDLRRLEEAQLTQEEGTLSYYSYWWDEENPTKVLKLGAFEWIDIGAAHWVIALNSDFYEHNRVPIQNNYILLSLLLLISAIILIFILLIRGYNKKNQAYEESQRLIEKQKFENERHQLEKRILKESKLEAIGLLTTTIVHDMNNFLTPILGNAQLLMEDYAENEDLVSELKEIYLAAEKGKDLSTNVLRFSKVSEGQQDTAHDLSQVLKETISEITILTPKSIKVESDIAPGILVEGFDKQDLQVVLYNLLTNAFQAIDTRPGNVTIRLKKADAECNADLQKRSIVTKGKEFAVLSITDDGPGISEGLESNDLFAPFFTTKGSNGSGLGLFVVSSIADKYDWQIRLDRAQKGLTVLVNIPLLKS, from the coding sequence ATGGAAAACAAACCGACGACACGTATCATCAACATCATCATGACAGGGTTATTCATCATCATCGCGATTACCCTGGTCACGATTGCGGGCAGCTTCTATACCGTGGAACAGAATGCCAAGAAAAGCGGTCAGGAACAACTGATGCGCACCTTGAACTATGTGACGAACAATCTGAAGCTTGTCATCGAAAACCGGTCCTTATCGCTTCAACAATTCTCCCATGAGCTGACTTCCGATAATCACCCGGAAGCGCCACTCGGCGAAGCCGACAAAGAAGCGATCATCGCCGCTTACTTGGGGGCCTATGCAGATCAGACGAATCTGTTGATTCAGCTTGACGGCTCAGGTGCTTTCGCGAAAGCTTGGCGGGTCGCAGATGGGGCGCTTCAGGAACTTTCCGAAGAAGGTGCTGGGTCTTATCTCAAAGCAGACCCGAGTCTCTATTCCTTAATCAACAGCGGGTCGCTCGTCCAAAACAGCAGCGAATATTTTCTGGAAAACCAATCGTTCGTCAACCTTTATTCCCAAATCGTTGCAGCCGATGGCCAAATCAACGGTTATATCATCGCACCGCTGAACCTTGAAAATATGTTCAAGGCGGAAATATTCAGCGATACTAGCGACTACAGCGGTTATCCATTGGTGAAGAACGCCGAGATGCAAGTCGTCATCCATCCGGTCGAGAGCCAAGTCGGCCTTGATATCATCTCCGGCCGCCAGGAGCAGTTTCCTGATCTGGACCTTTCCGATCTGAGGCGCTTGGAGGAAGCCCAGCTCACCCAAGAAGAAGGAACGCTCAGCTATTATTCCTATTGGTGGGACGAAGAGAATCCGACCAAGGTCCTGAAACTGGGTGCCTTCGAGTGGATCGACATCGGCGCAGCACACTGGGTAATCGCCTTGAACTCGGATTTCTACGAGCACAACCGTGTACCTATTCAAAACAATTATATCCTATTGAGCCTGTTATTGCTGATTTCTGCTATAATTCTCATCTTCATTCTTTTGATAAGAGGATACAACAAAAAAAACCAAGCTTATGAAGAAAGCCAACGCCTCATCGAAAAACAAAAATTCGAAAATGAACGCCATCAACTGGAAAAACGGATCCTGAAAGAAAGCAAACTGGAAGCGATCGGACTTTTGACCACGACCATCGTTCACGACATGAATAATTTCCTGACCCCTATCCTAGGAAATGCCCAGTTGTTGATGGAAGATTACGCTGAGAACGAGGACTTGGTCAGCGAGCTGAAGGAAATCTACCTTGCGGCAGAAAAAGGCAAGGATCTCTCAACGAACGTGTTGCGTTTTTCCAAGGTCAGCGAAGGACAACAAGACACCGCGCATGACCTTTCGCAAGTACTCAAGGAAACCATTTCCGAAATCACGATCCTGACGCCGAAGAGCATCAAAGTCGAGAGTGACATCGCTCCCGGCATCTTGGTTGAAGGCTTCGACAAGCAAGACTTGCAAGTGGTCCTGTATAACCTTCTGACAAACGCCTTTCAAGCGATCGATACGCGTCCCGGCAATGTCACGATCAGGCTGAAAAAAGCTGATGCCGAATGCAACGCCGATTTGCAGAAACGCTCGATTGTGACCAAAGGCAAGGAATTCGCGGTCTTATCCATCACAGACGATGGCCCCGGAATCTCGGAAGGATTGGAAAGCAATGACCTGTTCGCCCCCTTCTTCACTACGAAAGGCAGCAACGGTTCCGGTTTGGGACTGTTTGTGGTTTCTTCCATCGCTGATAAATATGATTGGCAAATCAGACTGGACAGAGCCCAAAAAGGCCTGACCGTCCTCGTCAACATTCCCCTTCTGAAAAGCTGA
- a CDS encoding phosphoenolpyruvate carboxykinase (ATP), with protein sequence MATIETYQRSALKKSNPLLTKLRTTVETAFYGSNMHEVTTLAEAYELAKASPGVIVTDLPIKETEKLGLPEDAKVLVENGGKIVGRTAKARRIVGEDKEEDEQLMALVREVIYQNRTKKYRQTTGYVGLDEAFIIKAHIAFPEGNENNLYSWLLNFQWANDMYNELYAHSKKYAEGDIYIYTDPDWRHPDYPLGLAYFEPDHNVACILGMQYFGEFKKGTLSLAWGTAHRNGYASCHGGLKKFVLEDKKRVFAFFGLSGSGKSTLTHSKHNGKYKVKVLHDDAFIIDLLDGSSIALEPAYFDKTQDYPADHPEQEYFLTAQNVGVTKDVDGKRVLVTEDIRNGNGRTVKSRYVTPDRVDKFHSAIEGVYWIMKDDSLPPLVKIEDPILAATFGATLATKRSTAETARKGEDRDRLVIEPYANPFRVYPLIEDYEDFKALLSKEAVDCYIINTGAFLNKDITKDVTLGVIESIVEETAAFKPFGDGTGLAYLDVPGYEPPLEDENYKKLVKERMTMRIEFLQTFNQEHPASPLPAEAIHAFDQIVQAL encoded by the coding sequence ATGGCAACAATTGAAACATACCAAAGATCTGCTTTGAAGAAATCCAATCCATTGTTAACCAAATTACGCACGACAGTCGAAACTGCTTTCTACGGCAGCAATATGCATGAAGTGACGACACTTGCCGAAGCCTATGAATTGGCTAAAGCATCCCCGGGGGTCATCGTAACCGACCTTCCCATCAAAGAGACGGAAAAATTGGGCCTGCCTGAAGATGCCAAAGTGTTGGTCGAAAACGGCGGCAAGATAGTCGGACGGACGGCTAAAGCAAGAAGGATTGTTGGCGAGGACAAGGAGGAGGACGAGCAGTTGATGGCGTTGGTCCGTGAAGTCATCTACCAGAACCGCACGAAGAAATACCGCCAGACAACCGGCTATGTCGGCTTGGATGAAGCTTTCATCATTAAAGCGCACATCGCATTTCCGGAAGGCAATGAAAATAACCTCTATTCGTGGTTGTTGAACTTCCAGTGGGCCAATGACATGTACAACGAATTGTACGCGCATTCAAAAAAATATGCTGAAGGGGATATCTACATCTATACGGATCCTGACTGGCGCCATCCCGATTATCCGCTGGGCTTGGCGTATTTTGAACCAGATCATAATGTCGCTTGCATTTTGGGCATGCAGTATTTTGGGGAATTCAAAAAAGGCACGCTATCCTTGGCATGGGGGACCGCGCATCGCAACGGCTACGCTTCCTGCCACGGCGGTCTGAAGAAATTTGTGTTGGAGGACAAGAAACGCGTCTTTGCGTTCTTCGGACTGTCCGGTTCAGGCAAGTCGACTTTGACGCATTCGAAGCACAACGGAAAGTACAAAGTGAAGGTCTTGCATGATGATGCCTTCATCATCGATTTGCTTGACGGATCATCGATTGCTTTGGAACCGGCTTATTTCGATAAAACACAGGATTATCCGGCTGACCATCCGGAGCAGGAATATTTCCTGACGGCACAGAATGTAGGCGTGACGAAGGACGTGGACGGAAAACGGGTTTTGGTGACGGAAGATATCCGCAACGGCAACGGCCGTACCGTCAAGTCGCGTTATGTGACGCCGGACAGAGTGGACAAGTTCCATTCGGCGATCGAGGGCGTCTACTGGATCATGAAGGATGATTCCTTGCCTCCGCTCGTCAAAATCGAGGATCCGATCCTTGCAGCCACTTTCGGAGCAACGTTGGCAACGAAACGGTCGACTGCGGAAACGGCGAGAAAGGGTGAAGACAGAGACCGATTGGTTATCGAACCATATGCAAATCCGTTCCGTGTCTATCCGTTGATCGAAGATTACGAAGATTTTAAAGCCCTGCTGAGCAAAGAGGCAGTGGACTGCTATATCATCAACACCGGCGCATTCCTGAATAAGGACATCACGAAAGACGTCACTCTCGGTGTGATCGAGAGCATCGTCGAGGAGACTGCCGCATTCAAACCTTTCGGTGACGGTACCGGCTTGGCGTACTTGGATGTGCCTGGCTATGAACCTCCGCTTGAAGATGAAAATTACAAAAAGCTGGTCAAAGAACGGATGACGATGCGGATTGAGTTCCTGCAGACGTTCAACCAAGAACATCCCGCTTCTCCGCTTCCCGCTGAGGCTATCCATGCGTTTGACCAGATTGTTCAGGCTTTGTAA
- a CDS encoding helix-turn-helix domain-containing protein: MLTVAEAVKILSKKNITHSEEMVRRWIRKGKIKDAVKFSNKEGWLIPEDSLEEVIAAKTYMNSGIKSTKEYRKGYQDALAYIKERDYELIKQSPPVYEKEFTIYREDALDLAENMLPEEQLVNPFKKFVDDTLFKCSNAEPLSSIVVKVLNNWVLVEDTNDIYNIAKLPNLNVTLEDHLTRALLRDQFNTFKRTSLAI; this comes from the coding sequence GTGCTTACCGTAGCCGAAGCAGTCAAAATACTCAGCAAAAAAAATATAACCCATTCTGAAGAGATGGTCCGCAGATGGATCCGCAAAGGAAAAATCAAGGATGCAGTGAAATTCAGCAATAAAGAGGGGTGGTTGATCCCTGAAGATTCATTGGAAGAAGTCATCGCAGCCAAAACCTATATGAACAGCGGCATCAAATCGACTAAGGAATACCGCAAAGGATACCAGGATGCCTTGGCTTACATCAAGGAACGGGATTACGAGCTCATCAAACAATCCCCACCCGTTTATGAGAAAGAATTCACGATTTATCGGGAAGATGCCTTAGACTTGGCGGAGAACATGCTTCCGGAAGAACAGTTGGTCAATCCTTTCAAAAAATTTGTGGACGATACGCTGTTCAAGTGCAGCAACGCAGAACCGCTGTCCTCCATCGTCGTGAAGGTATTGAACAATTGGGTGCTTGTGGAAGACACAAACGACATCTACAATATCGCAAAACTGCCGAATCTGAACGTGACGCTCGAAGACCACCTGACGCGCGCCCTCTTGCGCGATCAGTTCAACACATTCAAGAGAACAAGCCTGGCGATCTGA
- a CDS encoding M20 family metallopeptidase has protein sequence MGFDRNQYLRELETIVNIDSGSRNPAGTRKVAAFLEEKYRQQGFLTELVSVGPEVGPVLVAMNAPDEPIDLLFIGHTDTVFLDGEASRRPFTIEGGRLYGPGVYDMKGCSLLTAYLLENLPAELKQSLNICVIHNPDEEISSFYSREVILEKAKRAKYAFVMEPSAADGTMIKERKGIEKLKIHFKGRPSHAGDAPQEGRSAINELAHWIVRMNTLIDYDAGVSVNAGTIQGGSVPNVVPEHAQMELDYRYSNPTDVTAFFDMLEELQAHAAAMEIGIDIEVIGKRPPMVDVPGAKALRSVFEDVGKQMDTFVSFKKSGGVSDANLTTSVGVPTVCSIGLIGGGFHTDHEYVELDSIVQRLEFLTAVIAEMSRRKMFCESANRLSIS, from the coding sequence ATGGGCTTCGATAGGAATCAGTATTTACGTGAATTGGAGACGATCGTCAATATCGACAGTGGCAGCAGAAATCCTGCGGGCACACGAAAAGTGGCGGCGTTTTTGGAAGAGAAATATAGGCAACAAGGTTTTCTGACCGAGCTGGTTTCGGTCGGTCCGGAGGTTGGACCGGTGCTGGTGGCGATGAATGCGCCGGATGAACCCATCGATCTGCTTTTCATCGGCCACACCGATACTGTGTTTCTGGATGGCGAAGCGAGCAGACGGCCTTTCACGATAGAAGGAGGCCGGCTCTACGGGCCTGGCGTCTATGACATGAAAGGCTGCAGTCTGTTGACGGCCTATCTGCTGGAAAACCTGCCTGCAGAACTGAAGCAAAGCCTGAATATCTGTGTGATCCACAATCCGGATGAGGAGATCAGCTCTTTTTATTCCCGGGAAGTGATCCTCGAGAAAGCGAAAAGGGCCAAGTACGCCTTCGTCATGGAGCCCAGCGCAGCGGACGGTACGATGATCAAGGAAAGAAAAGGCATCGAAAAATTGAAGATCCATTTCAAAGGCCGGCCCTCCCACGCCGGCGATGCCCCTCAGGAAGGGCGCAGCGCCATCAACGAACTGGCTCACTGGATTGTTCGCATGAATACTTTGATCGATTATGATGCCGGTGTGTCGGTCAATGCGGGCACGATCCAGGGCGGCAGCGTGCCGAATGTCGTCCCCGAGCATGCCCAGATGGAATTGGACTACCGTTACTCAAATCCCACGGACGTCACGGCCTTCTTTGATATGCTGGAGGAACTGCAGGCGCATGCCGCCGCAATGGAGATCGGCATCGATATCGAAGTCATCGGCAAGCGGCCGCCTATGGTCGATGTTCCCGGAGCGAAAGCGTTGCGGAGCGTCTTCGAGGATGTCGGCAAGCAAATGGACACGTTTGTTTCGTTCAAGAAATCGGGAGGCGTATCCGATGCCAACTTGACGACCAGTGTCGGAGTTCCAACGGTCTGCAGCATCGGTCTGATCGGCGGCGGTTTCCATACGGATCATGAATACGTGGAACTGGATTCCATTGTGCAACGCTTGGAATTTTTGACCGCAGTCATAGCAGAAATGAGCCGGCGGAAGATGTTCTGCGAAAGCGCAAATCGTCTTTCCATATCGTGA
- a CDS encoding aldo/keto reductase: MANKDVFTFYNGVTIPSIGFGTWQIPNEEAYEAVTMALKNGYTHIDTAHAYHNEENVGKAIRDFGIAREEVFVTSKLPAQIKDFDGAMQHFEETMSNLGLDYLDLYLIHAPWPWDEIGKDCTEGNIQVWKAMEQLYDEGRIRAIGVSNFSIKDLQAILDNCDIVPMANQIPFYVGRDQKGLLTFCQTHKIVVEAYSPLATGAILDSPEIKQMAEKYGVTPAQLSIRYCLEKDTLPLPKSTHEARIIENAQLDFVISPEDVAILDAMKDVRAN, encoded by the coding sequence ATGGCAAACAAAGATGTATTCACTTTTTATAATGGTGTGACGATTCCCTCCATCGGTTTCGGCACATGGCAAATCCCTAATGAAGAAGCCTACGAGGCTGTGACGATGGCTTTAAAGAATGGCTATACGCACATCGATACGGCGCATGCCTATCACAACGAAGAAAATGTCGGAAAAGCGATCCGTGATTTCGGCATTGCCCGCGAAGAAGTGTTCGTGACCAGCAAGTTGCCCGCACAAATCAAGGATTTCGACGGTGCGATGCAGCACTTCGAGGAAACCATGAGCAATCTCGGTTTGGATTACTTGGACCTTTACTTGATCCATGCGCCTTGGCCATGGGACGAGATCGGCAAGGACTGCACCGAAGGCAACATCCAAGTATGGAAAGCCATGGAACAGCTCTATGACGAAGGCCGGATCCGCGCAATCGGGGTTTCGAACTTCTCCATCAAAGACCTGCAAGCGATCCTGGACAACTGCGACATCGTGCCGATGGCGAACCAGATCCCTTTCTACGTTGGCCGCGACCAAAAAGGTTTGCTGACTTTCTGTCAAACACATAAAATCGTTGTCGAAGCCTATTCGCCTTTAGCAACGGGTGCGATTCTGGATAGTCCGGAAATCAAGCAGATGGCTGAAAAATACGGGGTAACGCCGGCGCAATTATCCATCCGTTACTGCCTGGAGAAGGACACCTTGCCTTTGCCGAAATCCACGCACGAAGCGCGCATCATTGAGAACGCACAGCTGGATTTCGTCATTTCGCCGGAAGATGTGGCCATTTTGGATGCGATGAAAGATGTCCGCGCAAACTAA